In the Urocitellus parryii isolate mUroPar1 chromosome 1, mUroPar1.hap1, whole genome shotgun sequence genome, TTGATTTCCCAGGAAGAAAAGGACCAGGTGTGGTGCCTCAAGGATATTTAGTCTTTAAGAATGTGTGATTGGTGGTCCTAGTGAGACCTGCCATAGGAagcttgcattttaaaaaataccttacAAGTTAACTAAAGTTTGTTTGGGAGGGCTGTTCTAGTTGCTCTGGAAAGTTAATTATTAGATACATAGCTCTGCTTGTCAACAGTAATGCCTCTATCAGTGGTAAGGTACGTAGAGGTTCTTGCTTGGGTGGCTCATTTTTGAAGCCCTTGTTTCTCCAGGAGTTTGTCTTGATCATTTCCCAGAGAGTTCACCCACGAACCCAAAGTTCAAACTCTCactttggttttcttctcttcactCATAAATGTATCACTTGAATCAGCAACTGCTGCTTGCATTTTGCAAGCTTCAGGCTATATATATTGTAGTGGTGTTAGAAAGCTTAGCTATTGTTTTTTTAGTATAGAGCaacttctttattaaaaaaatgcagtttACCAACATGCAGACTATTGACACTTTAGTATACTAATGTCACTTGTATTTATTTGGCATATTTACcaaaaaatggatattttatataagtgCAGATATAGTAGAcataccattctttttttttccccctccaataATACTGCCAGGTACTTTTGATGTTGCcatagtctttaatttttttttcctctattagtaATGGAAGTACTTCTTTAGGAGAGGAATGACTAAGTCAGAAAGTGCATCTAGACTCTTTGATTCACAGTTGCCAAATTCTTATATGTAGGAGTACTATTAGGTAACTTGTGTACGGATTAAGCAAAAATTCAGCCATCTTTCATTCCAAAGTGgaatagactttttttaaaaatatttttttagttgtcattggacctttattttatttatctgtatatggtgctgagaatcgaacccagtgctcacacatgctaggcaagcgctctaccactgagccacaaccccaacccatgaCTGACTTGTGAAGTCATAGGTCAGACTGAAAGAATGTTGAGGGCTCCCTGCACAAGGCATGGTAAACAGGCCATCTTACACAGAAGAAACTTGTGATTCAGTAGATCTGCTAGTTCAAGGCAGGTTGTCTGTGGTTTGAATCAGGCTGGTCCTCGATGCCAGTGGGCTTGAATATGACCTTTTTCTTTTGGCAAAGGTTTTTGTATGGTTGAAGAGGGGGTGAGTTTCTCTTAGAAAATTTTgtgtttggagaatttttttaCTGTGTCTGGATGTCAGCTGGCATCTCCAAGCAGCATTTCTAAACACAAAGAGGTTGTTATGTGTACAAGTAAGAGCAAGGTAAGTTCTTTAGCTGTCCTTTTAGGAATAATCTCTTCTTTGGTGTGGTGTGAGGGAAGGGAACTTTTGTGGGAGGTTCAGAATTCCACTTGCAATGCTTACCTGGGGAATCCTCCTCCTTGGGTGGTCAGTGTCGTCTCTTGTTGGTTTGTGATGGGTTGTGTAATGGGCTTGATGGTCTGCTTCTCTTTTCTCAGAACAGACGCAGGAGAGCATTCAACGTTTTGAACAACAGGCAGGACTGAGAGATGCTGGCTACACACCCCACAAGGGCCTTACCACCGAGGAAACCAAGTACCTCCGAGTAGCAGAAGCACTCCACGTAAGCTTATTTCTTTGGAACTTTCAAAAAACAAAGCCTTTATCTTTCATGGCTTGACATATGACTGTGTTTAGAAGTTACTAGCTCAGCTAGCTGGTGGCTGTGGAAAGTGGTGGAAAGAGAACTGGGTAAAGGAATTTAGAAGTGGTAAGTCCCATCTGTGGTGGCACTCCTGGATGAAGGCTCGGGAGTGTTTGGCCTTgtggcttctgttttctcatctgtaaattgagggttctgttttgtttatttctggctAGAAGGATCAAATGAGTGTCATCTCGCATACTTGATACGTGGGTACTCTGAACTGAAAAGCAAATGTGGATTATTTTTCTGCCAGGAATTGACTGAGGGAGGGGGAATTGGGCAGTCTCAATAGACTTAAGTTTAGCTGGAAAACAGCATCAtgctctgtatttatttatttatttatttatttattttggtaccaggtattgaacccaggggcatttaactacttagccacatccccagcccttttaaaattttatttagagacagggtcttgctaagttgctgagtgccttgcctaattgctgaggctggctttgaatatatatgtgtgtgtgtgtgtgtgtgtatatatataatgtgtatatatatttaaaaaattttttaattgtagttggacacaattttattctatttatttatttttatgtagtgctgaggatggaacccagtccctcacgtttgctaggtgagcgttctactgctaagccaccaccccagcctcatgaatatatttatattattggtactagggattgaacccaggagtatttagccgctgagccacattcccagtcctctttttaaaattttgggatggggtctggctaagttgctgaggttggcctcaaacttggcaatccctctgcctcagcctccaaattgatgggattataggagtgtgtcaccatgcccagtttaaacattttaaagaataataatgttTCAACTGACTTGAATACCACTTTATATGAATGGTGCTTTATGATTTAGGACCTCATAAATTCACTTAATCTTCATATTAATGCCTTGAGGtacatactgttttctatattttttaaatggagagaaTGGCATCCAAGGGCATATATTTAGCCACATTATGAAATCAGCGTCTCCCAATTCCCTATATCCTTCTCAACCCCTCCACAAAGTAGTCTGAGAATCTGCCACTCAAAGGGGCTTAGATTCTCCTCTGAAGGAAAAAGGCAGAGGTGACTCAAAGGACACAAATACAGCTAAGAAACTGGACTGTTTTCTGTAGGCAAGGGTGGGTCATAGTCTGATCATgttgtaagttttattttaaagagttctgagctgggcgcagtgatgcacacctgtaatctcagtgacttggaggttgaggcaggaggattgcaagttgaaagccatcctcagtaatttagtgagcccctatctcaaataaaggagggcaggaggctgaggctgatgGATTGCAGGTTCGAGgcaagccttagcaacttaagccattagcaacctagcaagactggaagtgaaaaattaaaaagggctgaggatgtagttcagaggtaaagcacccctgagctcaattcctagtccaaaaataaataaataaaaatgggatgggtaggttggggatgtggcttagtgttttaagcgcccctgggtttacaatccctggtaccaaaaaaaaaaaaaaggttctgagTAGGAAGTGATAAAGATTATAGATAATAAGTATTCCCCAGAAGCTCACGGGAGAGACAATGGAAgaacattcagaagtgaaatgattgggctataagctctttaacctaatcagtgaattaatcctgtggtggggattaactgggtggtagctaaagttgggtagggtgtggctggaggttgGCATTgggggggcgtgcctttggggtatattttgtatctggcaggtggaacctctgctttctgatcatcttgtgagccacttccttctgccacattcttccatgATATTCTCCCTtatcaagccctgaggaatggagctggctatctggactaaaacctctgaactCTTAAGTCCCCCAAATAGACTTTTcatcctctaattgttcttgtcaggtcttttggtcacagcagcaaaaaagctgactaaaacatggctTTTGGGCATAGGAGAGAACAAAAGGAGGGAAGGATCATGATGTACAGTATATGGAAGGGGGAATAATGTGCATCTGGGGGCCTGTGGGTAGGGATATGAGACTCTGTAGACTGGTTGCATTGTATGAGTATTACAGATGACTCTTTTGTAGCCTGTTTAAAAAGCAGTGATATGGGGGATCAGTGATGGGCTGGTGGCCAGTTTAAGCTTTTAGGCAAGAAAGATACTTTCAGAGAGGTACACTGTCAGTTTTTAATACTTGAGTACCTTTATCTGAGCAATTCACTCATGTGATCGTAGAATTGGCTTTGTTTGGCCCATTTTCTGCATCCTGGCTGTAGGAATAGAACATGAGGATGGCTGAAATGTTAGATTTAACTAGCATCATCttataattatttgttgatttaAACAAATTGATTTGTTGAGAAAACTGAAGAGTGATCATTTGTTTAGAATGTACCTTGGATGGAGCAGTGGCATACTGTGCTTGGAGGACAGGCACTATGGGAGCCTTGACTTAGAATTCTAGAAGTATGAAGTAGATTTATCCCCACCCACTACTACCCACTGCACTGCTAGTCTGCTGGAGAAACATTTACAGTGCTGAGGGAACCTAAAGTAGCTGTTgatggagaggaaggagaatggggtaGGATCCTCAGAGGAAGCATTTAGTTAAAGAACAGCAAACCTGATGCTTGTTTTTGAGAGTCAGAATGCTTAGGGGCTGTATGTGGTAGGAGATGTAGAGAGAGAAGAGCTCAAGGTGCTGTTTATAAGGCCAAGAATACAGCTGGATGTTGGCTCTCCCATTTACTGGTTGGGTGCATGTGGGAAGATTATTTTCCTGAAAGTAAAAGCTTTCAGTACAGGGATGTTTGAGATCTGTTATAGAATGAGTGCATGGAAAGATGGAATTTCATTCAGTATGGCAAAATCAAAATCATTCTGCCTATGCCGTGTTTTTCTTGTGCCTTAAGTTAACATAAAACAAATGGTTTATGCTCAGACAACTATTTTATGGCTATTTTGGTTTGTACTCAATTTTGACAAAACCTCTCTTCTTACCCATCTGGACAGAAACTAAAGCTGCAGAGTGGAGAGATAACAAAGGAAGAGAAGCAGCCTGCGTCAGCCCAGTCTACCCCAAGCAGCAGCCCTCACTCTTCCCCCaagcagaggcccaggtgagtCCTTCCTGGGACCCTTCTAGGCCTCAGCAGGCTTCCGCTTGGGGAAAGCTGGTGCTCAAAGCTGGATTTAAGTCTGTGCTTTCACAGTGAGAAGTGCTCGTTCACAGTTCCCTTGTCTTTTGGTGGGAGATGACTTCTGAAGGTGCAGGAAAAGTATGTATTAGGATGCTTTGTTTTTGCTCTTCCAGAGGCTGGTTTTCTTCTGGTTCCTCTGTAGCCTTACCTGGTCCAAGTCCTAGCACCATGGATCCTGGAAGTGGAGATAAGGATAGAAACTCATCAGATAAATGGAGTCTTTTTGGTCCAAGACCCCTTCAGAAGTCTGATTCTGGTAGGCAGCTCTgtcaaaaaagaaagcaacatgGCAGGCATATTGCTGTACTATATTCTGGGCATGGACTATGGTTCTGCAGTCATTTATTCTCTGGTTTACTTTTGTAGGAGGTTTTACCATCCAGGCCTACAAAGGCGCCCAAAagctctctcccatggagctgatCCGTGCCCAGGCCACCCGAATGGCTGAAGATCCAGCAACCTTCAAACCACCCAAGATGGATGTCCCAGTGATAGAAGGGAAGAAACCACTGCCGCGGACCCATAATCTCAAACCGCGTGACTTGAATGTGCTCACACCCACTGGCTTCTAGAGTGTGTCTATTCCAGGGACTTGGGCTAGAGGGTTTCTTGTCCTTTATTCCCCTTTTACCTTAGCTCTGACATAGGAATggtatattaaaacaaacaaaactgaggTTAGAGGTGGAGACATAATTAATTCTGAGAAACATCAGTGCAAAGCTTGTCCTTGTGTGGAAGAAACCGTTTTGTAGTGTTTTAgagtcaaactaaaaaaaatctcagcagtGATTTTGGGGGGAGGACTTCATTACCCTTTCTTATTTACCTCAGACCAGGACTTTGATCATTGCTTACTAGGTAAATGTTTATGCTATTCCAAAACCTAGGCTTCTTTTTACCACCATCAGCATAAACACACCATGGTGTAGAGGTGTCCGCTGACAAGTTTGGCCTTTTTGACTCCGCTGATGTCAGGTAGGGGGACCTAAGATCTAAGACCTGTTTAAGGTCTGGGTACAATTAACAGCCACACTTCGCAGGGACCCCTATTTTCTAGGCTAAAACTGGTCTCCTTGCTTTTTGGTCAGTCTAATGGATTGCTTTGTCCTGTAATCAGTTCATGCTTCTTGGTACCTCTTGAGCTGCTGCTGTTGGAGGGATGCTTCTCATTTACATGTCACAAAATAAACACTAGTCTTGCATATCCTTTCTTGCACTTTAAAGATTAAAGTAAGATTAGTTTAACTCCAATTTGGTTTAAACttcctaaaataagaaaattaagtttattGAATTGAGATatattttgtgatgctggggattgaatccagggccttgtacattcaaggcaagtgctctaccattattgagctataccccaccccctgccctagGAGGTAAACTTTGagtaaatgaaattcatttgaaattagTGTCGgttatttcagtttctttgtatAGGTCAGGGCTTAACTTTTTGGAGGGGACATGgatatattcaaaataagaaaagcattTTTCACCAAAATGAGCCTCATATCTTTATGCAACATATCTTAGaaactgcatttttatttctcctcacTTTGTACATTTGTCTTGAACACTGTCTCAGATACTTGCCGTTTTTGTTTTGGTTAGGATTTTTGTTTACATAAGAAGCTGACCTTCTTATAGAGAAGCCTTTAAGTCTAAAATTGTCAGAACTAATTTATTTTCGTCTTCTCTGTTATGATCTTTTGTTTGGACAATAAAGATCCTTACTGCTTTCTCAAATGTGGATATCTTTCTGTCCTgttaataatagccattctgcCTACCCAGTCATGGAACCTAAGCATGGTAAACTTGGTATTTTGAAAAACCATTGCCTTTTTATTGTATCCTTTTaacatcaaatgttttataacacACTCtatccttttgtttctttgtccCCTTTTGTTACATTAGATCTTAATAGACTGGCCACAAAGTCAAATTCATAGGCAATATATAAAAGGTCTAATAGAGAATGTtaggaaaaacaaatgtttttccaGAAACAGGCTCTCAGTTACTTGAATAACACTGACATATAGTTTGTTCAGAGGGATTCTTCTCTCACATCTTGAATGGAAATGTTAAACAGAGTGCATATAGTGTTACCTGTTTCAAAAAAAGTatagataaataatttattaaaaaatatatacacctTGTATATTTAAGCCATATTTGAGAATAGGCCAGGATAGGATtatcaaaaaaagagagagatgctAAAGAGTCAAAGTGACTACAGCCTACAGATAAATAAGATATGTTTGGTCCTGCGAGATTTTTACTACTGTTCATACTTTCAGAGCTTCTAAGTAGAAGACAAGTTCAAGAGGTATTCTTGGTGCTCAGTGCTTAGAAGGCCCTTAGGGCTACTCTAGTGCTTCGGAGTGGGCTCTGTGTCAGGGTTCAAGTCCGCAGCATAGAAGAGCAGAAGCTTCAACAAGTGCACTTTGTCTTGCAGTTGAGGGACCAGGGGCTCCCCCAGCATCTGGATTAAGCGACTGCGGAAGGCCTCAATCTGCTTCTCCACATCCACCACTGTGATGTCATCTCCTTGTTGGGGCTTGGGCTTAATCCTTTTGATTATTAAGTCTTTTCGATCGATCACTGAACTCCGTAGGTGCTCTGCAAGAGGGAAGAAATTAGTGAAACTATACTgctatttatcattaaaaaaacgAAGTCCAATATTAGGTAAATTCCTGTTGCTTAGTTACTGGAAGACAAGTCAAAAGGGTATGTAGATTACTATGGCAACCCCATTTCCAAAAGGTCCTGTATTGGTTTATTATCGtcaagaaggatttttttttaacatattaaaaaaattgcattctttttatctttttccttttgatttaaaCCATAAGCCtacatgaaattatattttagatatttcaaattaatacacaagacatttttgagacaggatttctcCTACAGTGGGGAGACCCCTCTCTGGGTGGTGAGGGGATACTAAAGTGGAAATTGAGGTGTCAGtatgaatatgtataataaatttataaaattatgtaatttactGACGGTCGAAAAGCA is a window encoding:
- the Kiaa1191 gene encoding putative monooxygenase p33MONOX isoform X1, whose translation is MASRQPEVPALGPSGPLGKMSLPIGMCRRAFSYDDALEDPAPMTPPPSDMGSIPWKPVIPERKYQHLAKEEEGEASVSHPAMTLSTVTDSTDKVPVVKAKATHVIMNSLITKQTQESIQRFEQQAGLRDAGYTPHKGLTTEETKYLRVAEALHKLKLQSGEITKEEKQPASAQSTPSSSPHSSPKQRPRGWFSSGSSVALPGPSPSTMDPGSGDKDRNSSDKWSLFGPRPLQKSDSGGFTIQAYKGAQKLSPMELIRAQATRMAEDPATFKPPKMDVPVIEGKKPLPRTHNLKPRDLNVLTPTGF
- the Kiaa1191 gene encoding putative monooxygenase p33MONOX isoform X2, whose protein sequence is MSLPIGMCRRAFSYDDALEDPAPMTPPPSDMGSIPWKPVIPERKYQHLAKEEEGEASVSHPAMTLSTVTDSTDKVPVVKAKATHVIMNSLITKQTQESIQRFEQQAGLRDAGYTPHKGLTTEETKYLRVAEALHKLKLQSGEITKEEKQPASAQSTPSSSPHSSPKQRPRGWFSSGSSVALPGPSPSTMDPGSGDKDRNSSDKWSLFGPRPLQKSDSGGFTIQAYKGAQKLSPMELIRAQATRMAEDPATFKPPKMDVPVIEGKKPLPRTHNLKPRDLNVLTPTGF
- the Kiaa1191 gene encoding putative monooxygenase p33MONOX isoform X3; this translates as MTLSTVTDSTDKVPVVKAKATHVIMNSLITKQTQESIQRFEQQAGLRDAGYTPHKGLTTEETKYLRVAEALHKLKLQSGEITKEEKQPASAQSTPSSSPHSSPKQRPRGWFSSGSSVALPGPSPSTMDPGSGDKDRNSSDKWSLFGPRPLQKSDSGGFTIQAYKGAQKLSPMELIRAQATRMAEDPATFKPPKMDVPVIEGKKPLPRTHNLKPRDLNVLTPTGF